The DNA sequence GAACGAGACGATCCGGCCGATCGTGTCGAACTCGGTGAAGGTGCGGTAGAGCGTCATGCCGAGGCCGAGCCCGAGGAGGCCGAGCCCCGCGTACCGCAGCGCCGGGGACTTCGCGAGAAAGCCGGCGCCGGTGGCGATCAACCCCTCGATCGCCCAGCCGACGATCAGTCCGAACCCCGCCCACGTGCGCCAGGCGTAGAGGCCGGCGAGGGCAACGGCGAGGAGCCAGAGGAGGTCCTGCCCTCGGGCCTCGAGCCGGGCCTCGAGGGCCAGGGCGCGCCGCTCGGGCGGGCGCGTCCGGCCGGCCGCCTCGAGTCGACGGCGCACGAGGTAGCCGGAGACGGCGTACGCGGCCACGCCGACGGCGGCGACGGCGAGCGGCCCGTCGACGCCCATCAGCCGGGTCGCGTGCCGAAAATCGAATCCGACCGCACGCACGATCACGACCGCCCCGAGAGCGTACGCCTGCACGCGGAGATCGGCGTCGCGAAGCAGGTACCCGATGGCGAAGAGCACCGCCATCGCGAGGGACCACCTGAGGGCCGCGTTCTCGAGGCCGAACTCGAACCGGACGAAGAGCCCGAGCATCAAGGCCGCGGCGTAGGACAGGACGCGCCCGAAATCCTCGTCCAGGGGGGCCGCGGCGCGAGTCGCCGGGTTCGAGCCGAGCGCCCTGAGACGCCACCAGACGTAGTACGTCGCGGCAATGCAGGGGGCCACCGTGAGCGCCCGCACGGACCATCCCGACACGACGTCCGTCGCGGTCAGGTTCGAGACCGCGAGCGACGCGAGGGACGCGGCGATCGCCGCGTAGCCGGGCAACTTGAGGTGCGGCTCCTCGAGAAGGACACCCACCTCGATGAGGAGCAGCGCCAGGACCATCCAGGCCGGACCGACGACCGCGGGACGAGCCGTGAGCCAGACCAGGAGCGCGACGAGGAAGGCGCCGGCCCACGCGAGGAGCGGCCGGAGGCGCTCCTCGTCCTCGATCAGGAGCGCGCGACCGCGGGAGCGCCGGAAGAAGAGGGTGTAGAGGCCGGCGGCGACGACGATCAGCGCCGGGACGCGAGCCTCGACGGAGCCGGCCATGACCTTCGAGGGGGCGGAGAGCGCCAGCGCCAGCACGGCGGCGAAGAGCGCCGCAATGTACGACTGGACCCTCAGGTCGGCGAGGTCGCGGATCGCCGACACCTCGAAGATCAAGAGCATCAGCACGGCGCAGGCCGGCGCCACCCAGACGCTCGGGAGCTGGACCCAGAGGGCGAGGAAGATCAGCGCGAAGGCGCCGAAGGAAAACGCGGTCGAGATCCGCGCGTCGATCCCCCCCTCGGTGCCTTCGCCGAGCGCGGCCCTCAGCCTGCCGAGCGTGAAGTAGAAGCAGAGGCAGGCCGCCGCCGTCGTCATGAGATGCGTCAGGTCGAAGCCGCCCTCCGGGACGAGCGCGCGCGTCGCGACCTCAGGGACGACGATCGCGGCCATCGGAACGAGGAAGAGCAAGCACCCGAGCCACCGGTGAAACGTGTCCTCGAGGGCGTAGCCGATCAGGAACACGATCTCAGCCTCGGCGAGCCAGACCCACGTGGCCGGCGTGAGATCGAGCCCCACGCCCGCCGCGACGGCGACGAGCGCCGAGGCCGCGGCCGAGTGCACGGGGTGGACGGTGGCGCGCCCGAGCCGCCGCAGCACGGCGGTGGAGACGGCGAACGCCGCGCCGAACGCCGCGAGCGGCTGCCATCCGCTCCCCGGCGCGAACCTGGACCAGGCCATGAACGACAACGACGCGGCGAACAGCGCGTTGAGGAAGGAGAGCAGGGCCGCGCACCGCCTCGCGTACGCCTCGCGCGGCTCCGGCGCGAAATCGGAGACGAGGAAGACGATCCAGTTCACCGCGACGGCGCCGAGTCCGACCCGCAGCGTCTCGGCCGTCATCGCTTCCTGGCGGAGGTACCACAGGAGGAGGCTCCCGTACGTGGCGGCCAGCCCCCCGAAGGCGGCGACGTACCAGCGCCGCCTCAGGAGGTGCAGGACCGTCCCGAACCCGAGAACCGACGCGGCGGCCACCGTGTAGGCGCTGATGCTGTGCAGGACGATCGCGGCGTAGGCGAGGGCGTAGGCGATCGCCGTGAGGCCCTGGTTGTCGTAGCGCAGCGAGTGGAGGATCATCCCGGCGCCCACGGCGAGCAGCAGGGCGAAGCCGGCGGTGGCGCTCTCCACGATCCGGGTGGCCTGAAGCTCGTGGACCGCGTAGGCCGTGGCGTACAGCGCGGCCCAGCCGCCCCCGATGAGCCCTCTCCCGTAGAAAACGTACCGCTCGCGCCGCTCGAGGAAGATCCCCGCGGCGAGGAGCGTGAGCGACACGCCCGTGGCGAGCGCCGCCTTCCCCGACGGCCCCATCACCGTCATCGAGTAGCCGAGGGCGAACGCGACCGCGATCACGACGAGCGCGACGCCGATCCGGTTCGACCACGAACCGCCGATGACGGCTTCCCAGCTCTCGGCGGTCCTCGGCGCCGGCGCCGCCCTCTTCGCCTGGGCCACGGGCCGGGCGGGTGCCTCGACCGGGATCGCCCGCGGTCTCGCGTGGATGGCCTCTGGCACTGCGGCGGAGCGGGCCACCGCAACCGGCGCGGGGGCGGGAGGGACGGGGCGAGGCGCGGCGGCCGGCGCGATTGCCGGAGGCGGAGCGGCGGCGGTAACCGACTCCAGCGACTGGACTCGATGGCGGAGCTTGTCGAGGTCTCCTCTGAGGGTCGCCGCGGAGAATCGGGCGTCCTCTAAGAGCCGGCGCGTCTCTTTCGAGCGACGCATGGCGATCGCGGCGATGACGATCGCGGCGGGACCCACGAAAAGCACGACGATCCCGACAAGGATCCCGAACAGGATGCCAAGGGCCTCCATGGGAACCTCCGGTATTCGGCGCGGGCGAGACCTTCTTGCGGACGGTATCACCCTCGCGTCGTCCCGAACAAGCATTCCGCGCGCGCACCGTCATCGATCCGGCGACGTGCGCGTACAATACGCTGCCCGGCCCGGATCGATGCCGAGCGCTGCCGGCGAAAGGGGGGGAGCCGTGTCGCTGCGCCGCTGGTCGCCGCTGGGAAAGCGGCTCCTCTTCGCGGCCGCGCTCGCCGCCGCCGCCTACGCGAGGGAGGGGAGCGGCGACGCGGTCAACCAGGCCATCGTCTGGCTCCCTTCGGGGGTGGCCATCGCCGGCCTGTGGCTGCTCGGGCTCGGGGAATGGTGGGTGGTCGCGCTGTACACCGTCGTCCAGCGCCTGCTGCTCGGGTACGACCTCGGCGTGACGCTGCCGGCGGCGGTCGGGAGCACCGCGGAGGCGGTGCTCGGCGTGGTCGTCCTCAGGCGGCTCGGGTTCGAGACGGCCTTCGCGCGGCTCCGGGATTTCCTGATCCTCCTCGTAGCGGCGGCTACCGCGCCGGTCGCGAGCATCCTCGCCTCCTGGATCGGCCGGGCGCTCTTCTGGAGTGGCGCGGCCATGCCGTTCTACTCCGGCTGGGGCGGCTGGTGGCGCATGAACGCCCTGGGCGTGCTCGTGGTCGTTCCGGCGGCCCTGACGTGGCTCGCCACCCCGGCGAGGCCGCTCCGTGCACGGCGCGCCGTCCAGGCGGCGCTGGTGGCGCTGGGCATCGTCGCGGCGATCCTCGGGCTGATCCGTCTGGCGCCCGTCAGCGCGACCGGCGTCATGCTGCTGACCGTCGTCCTCCCGCTGTCGCTGTACGCGGGGGTCCGCTTCGGACCCCGGGGAGCGGCGAGCTCGGGAGCCTTGGCGGCGATCGTGGTCGCGATCACGACCAGCCACGGCCTGGGTCCCTACCTCTCGATCTCCCCATCCGAGCGCCATGCGGCGATCCAGGTCTTCGAGCTGATGCTGGTCGCGGTGCCGCTGGTCTTCGGGGCGCTGATCGCCGAGCGGGAAGCCGCCCTCGTCACCGGGGAGCACGCCGAGGAGCTCCGGCGCTCGATCCAGCAGGCCTTGCCGGACGTCACCTACCGAATCCGAAGGGACGGGCTGTGCGTCGACCTGTTTCTCCCGGCTGAGACGGAGGAGCCCATTCCGCGCTCGCGGATCGTCGGCCGAAACGTGCGCGACTTCCTGCAGCCCGATGCCGCCGAGCTCGTCGATCGAACGATCGCCCGCGTGCTGGCGGAGCGGGCGCCGGTCACGGTCGAATACCCCCTCCTCGTCGAAGGCAGGCGGCGCATTCGCGAGGCCCGCTGCGTCCCGTACGGCGACGACGAGATCCTCGCGGTGGTGCGGGACATCACCGACCGCAAGGCGCTCGAGGAGCAGTTCCGGCAATCCCAGAAGATGGAGGCGGTGGGCAAGCTCGCCGGCGGCGTGGCCCACGACTTCAACAACCTCTTGATGGTGATCTTCGGCTACGCGGATGCGATCGCCCACGCCGTTCCGGCGGAGGGGCCCATCCCCTCCCACGTCCGGGCGATCCGGAGGGCCGCCGAACGCGGCGCGGGGCTCACGCGCCAGCTCCTCGCCTACAGCCGGCAGCAGCTGCTCTGCCCGAAGGACCTGGACCTGACCGCCGTGGTGGAGCAGCTCGGCGACATGCTGCGGCGCCTCATCGGCGAGGACGTCCGCCTCGTCACGTGCTACGAATCGGGAGATCTCTGGGTCCGCGTCGATCGCAGCCAGATGGAGCAGGTGATCCTCAACCTCGTGGTCAACGCGCGCGACGCGATGCCCGCGGGCGGGGAGCTCCGCATCGCGACCTCCGCCGTGGACCTCGATGCGTCGTCGGCGAGCGCCCACGACGGCCTGCATGAGGGAGCCTACGCCGCGCTGTCCGTGCAGGACAACGGCACGGGGATGACGCGGGACGTGCAGGCGCGGGCGTTCGATCCGTTCTTCACCACGAAGGACCAGGGGAAGGGGACCGGCCTGGGGCTCTCGATGGTTTACGGCATCGTGAAGCAGAGCGGCGGCGCGGTCTGGCTCGACAGCACGCCGGATTCCGGGACGGTCGTGTGGATCTACCTCCCGCGCGTGGCGGCCCCCGTCGAGACGGCGCGGACCGCGGAGAGCCGCTCGATCGAGCCGGTCGACGCCACCGTGCTCGTCGTCGAAGACGAGCCGGTCGTTCGCGAGCTGGCCCGGCAGGTCCTCACGAACGCGGGCTACCGGGTGTTGCAAGCGACCGACGGCGAGCAGGCGATCGAGGTCAGCCGGCGCCACGCCGGGACCATCGATCTCCTCGTCACCGACGTCGTCATGCCTCGCCTCGGCGGGCGCGAGCTCGTGAGGCGTCTCCTCGCGGAGCGGCCTGACGTACGCGTGATCTTCATGTCGGGGTACCCGGACGACGCGCAGGGCCTCGGGGAGCTCGCCGGACCGGTCGGCGACTTCCTCCAGAAGCCCTTCGCGCCGAGCCGGCTCGTCGAGGCCGCGCGCGCGCTATTGGCTTTGCGGGCGGTCGGCGACGGATCCACCGTAGCGTGAGTGCGAGCAGGAGACCGGCCGGCCGCCCTTCGACGGCCGGAACGCCGTGGATCGGGTGCTCTCCCGAATGGACCTTCCCGGCGGCGCGCCGAGTCCGTCATCGCGGGGGCTTCCCGCGTCGGGTCTCCGTCAGCCGTTTCGGCGGCGAGGCGCCCGCCGAGAGCACGAAGCCGATCCCGTCCTCGACGGAGACGTCGGTGGGGATCACCTCGTCGTCCCGGAGCACCAGGATGTTCCCGATGTAGAGGTGGTTCGTCGGGACGAAGACGACGCGGTAGGTCTCCTCGGTCCCGTCCGCCCGCAGGAGCGCGAACGACCCGGTGAGGAACCCGGGTGCCAGGACCCCCGCCACCCGGGCGAAGACGAACTTCTCGAACGCCTGGCGGGAGCCGGGGCTCCCGAAGCCCGCAAGCACCTTCCGGATCGTCGCGTAGACCGTGCCGACGATCGGGACGCTCTCGAGGACCTCCACGAGGCCGTCGAGCAGCCTCCTTAGCGGTCCCGCCGAGAAGAGGAGCCCCGTGACGAGGACCACCGCCACGGTGAGGGCGAAGCCGATCCCGCGAAGCTCGTGACCCGCGAGGGTCTGGGCGAGCGGCCGCGCGAGCCCGTCCACGTAGGTGAAGAGCCACCAGAGGGCCTTCGCCGTGATGACGATCGGGATGAGGATGATGAGCCCGGCGATGAACTTGTTCCGGAGGCTCACGAGAAGCATCTGCTTGAGGTTCATTGCGGCATTCTAGTATGGAGGGAGCGCGCAGCTCGGGGTGGCGGTGGGAGGGGGAGATATCGGTGAGCTGAGATGGGCGGGCTCAGCGAAAGAGAACGCCATCGCGCTATCCTCCATGTTTGAAATAGGTTAGTCTTGGGAACCGAGACGTCTGGGGGGCTGCGGAAGCTACTGCTTCGGCTGGAGTTTCTGACCAAGGCTCACGAGCAGGCAACCAAGGGTCAGACGCCCGGAGTTGACGGCGGGCGCTACTTCGCTGGTGAGGTCTTCCTTGGTCTTGGACTGGCTGGTCTTGAAGATGTCAGACCATGTGGGAACCGACGACGGAGTCGAGGTGCCCTGGGACATACGGACCTCCTTGCCCCTCTGGGGCGATGAAGTGAAGGGCCATTTCGGAACCGGTTGGGCTCGAGACGGCAATCGAAACCGGGAATTGGTTTCGACCAGGGGTCCATACGTTCTTGGCGATCTCGGGCCGCGCACGCGAGGCGGCGTACCGGCCGCCAGGGGTTCTCGCTCTCGTCAAGCTTCGATGCGAGTTCACCGCTCGGGAGTTGTAGACGAATGGCCCTGAAGAAGTCCGAGCTCTACTCCTCCCTCTGGGCCAGCTGCGACGAACTGCGCGGCGGCATGGATGCCAGCCAGTACAAGGACTACGTCCTCGTCCTGCTCTTCATCAAGTACGTCAGCGACAAGTACGCCGGTCAGCCTTACGCGCCAATCACGATTCCGCCCGGCGCCAGCTTCAAGGACATGGTCGCGCTCAAGGGCAAGAGCGACATCGGCGACCAAATCAATAAGAAAATCATCGCCCCGCTGGCCAACGCCAACAAGCTCTCGGATTTCCCGGACTTCAACGACGCCGCCAAGCTCGGCAGCGGCAAGGAGATGGTGGACCGGCTCACCAACCTCATCGCCATCTTCGAGAACCCGGCCCTCGATTTCTCCAAGAACCGAGCCGAGGGCGACGACATCCTGGGCGACGCCTACGAGTACTTGATGCGGCACTTCGCCACCGAGAGTGGCAAAAGCAAAGGCCAGTTCTACACCCCGGCCGAGGTCAGCCGCATCATGGCGCAGATTCTCGGCATCCGTACCGCGAAGACCAGCGCCGCCACTACCGTCTACGACCCCACTTGCGGCTCGGGCTCGTTGCTCCTGAAGGTTGGCGACGCGGCCGGCACCGCCGTCACGCTCTACGGACAGGAAAAGGACGCCGCCACCAGCGGCCTCGCGCGGATGAACATGATCCTGCACAACAACCCGACCGCACTCGTCGTGCAGGGCAACACGCTGGCTGATCCCAAGTTCAAGGACGGCGACACCCTGAAGACCTTCGACTACGTCGTCGCCAATCCGCCCTTCTCTGACAAGCGCTGGAGCACCGGCCTTAATCCGCTGGACGACCCCTTCGAACGCTTCAAGCCCTTCGGCACGCCGCCCGCCAGGCAGGGCGACTACGCCTACCTGCTGCACATCGTCCGCTCCCTAAAGAGCACCGGTAGGGGTGCGTGCATCCTGCCGCACGGCGTGCTGTTCAGGGGCAACGCCGAGGCGGACATCCGCCGCTCCCTGGTGCGCAAGGGCTACATCAAGGGCATCATCGGCCTGCCCGCCAACCTCTTCTACGGCACCGGCATCCCCGCCTGCATTGTGGTCCTCGACAAGAAGGACTCCCACGCTCGTAAGGGCATCTTCATGATTGACGCCAGCGGCGGTTTCATGAAGGACGGCCCCAAGAACCGCCTACGCGCCCAGGACATCCACAAGATTGTGGATGTCTTCAACAAGCGGCTGGAACTCCCAAAGTACTCTCGTGTGGTCTCCGTCGAGGAAATTGAGAAGAACGACTTCAACCTCAACCTGCCGCGCTACATCGACAGTCAGACACCCGAGGACTTTCAGGACATCACGGGCCACCTGCAGGGCGGCCTCCCCGTCGTAGATGTCGATGCCTTGGAGCGCTACTGGACCGTTTGCCCGAATCTCCGGCGGTCCTTGTTCAAAGAGACCCGGCCTGGCTACCTCGACCTTGGCGTGGAGAAGTCGGCCATCAAGTCCGCCATCTACGAGCACCCCGAGTTCACGACCTTCATCGGCGGCATGAACGCCCACTTCGCCGTATGGCGCCAGGCGAGCGCCCCGACGCTCAAGGCCTTGGAGGCAGGCTGTCATCCCAAGGAGGTCATCGCGGCGCTTGCCGAGGGCCTGCTTACCCACTACGCCGGCAAGCCGCTCATCGACCCGTATGACATCTATCAGCACCTGATGGACTATTGGGCCGAGACCATGCAGGACGACTGCTACCTGATTGCCGACGACGGCTGGAAGGCCGAGACCACCCGCATCATCGAGAAGGACAAGAAGGGCAAGGAGAGGGATAAGGGATGGACCTGCGACCTCATCCCCAAGGCCCTCATCGTCGCCCGCTACTTCGCCAAGGAGCAGGCGGCCGTCGAGAAACTCGCTGGCGAACTTGAGGGCGTCACCGCCTGCCTCACCGAGATGGAAGAAGAATACGGCATCGAGGATGGGGCGTTCGCCGACCTTGAGAAGGTAAACAAAGCGAACGTCGCCGCCCGGCTGAAGGAGATAGAAGGCGACAAGGACGCGAAAGACGAAGCCGCTGTGCTGAACGACTGGCAGAAGCTCAACACCGAAGAGGCCGACCTCAAGAAACGCCTCAAGGAGGCCGAGGTCGCGCTCGACGCCCAAGCCTACGCTAAGTATCCGAAGCTCACCGAGTCCGACGTCAAGACGCTGGTGGTGGACGACAAGTGGCTCGCGGCGCTCGATGCCGCCATCCACGGCGAGATGGACCGCGTAAGCCAGCAGCTTACCCATCGCGTGAAGGAGCTGGCCGAGCGCTACGAGACTCCGCTGCCGAAGATGGTCGGCCGTGTGGCCGAGCTGGAAGCCAAGGTGAACCGCCACCTGAAGAGGATGGGGTTCACATGGAAGTGAAGGCCGGCTATAAGCAGACCGAGGTGGGGGTAGTTCCGGAAGATTGGGAGGTAAGACCTGTCGGCACAATGGGCGATGTCCGAGCGGGTAAGGCGTTGGCCGCAAGGGGAGCGGGCCAGCAAAGGCCCTATCTCCGCACGAAAAACGTATTCGACGGTCGAATCAATCTGAATGATGTGCTTCGGATGCCGATGACGGAAGCCGACTTTTCACGATATCGCCTCCGACACGGTGACGTTTTGCTGAACGAGGGACAGAGCCTTGAGCTGGTTGGCAGATGTGCAATATACGAGGACGAGTACCCCGAGCCCTGTGCTATCCAGAATCAGCTCGTTCGCTTTCGGGCGCGAGTTGGCGTCTCAGCAGGCTTTGCTGCTCAATTGTTCAGACATTGCCAGAAGAGCGGTGTATTCACCAGAATTGCCCTGCAAACCACCTCTGTAGCGCACCTAGGTGTGAGTCGGTTCCATAGGCTGCAACTGGCGTGGCCTCCTCAAGAGGCCGAGCAAGACGCTATTGCCGAGGCGTTGAGCGACGCGGATGCCCTCATCGAGTCCCTTGAGCAACTTCTCAAGAAGAAACGCCAACTCCAGCAAGGCGCTATGCAGAACTTGCTAACGGGCAAGAAGCGTCTGCCGGGGTTCGAAACCAACCCCGGCTTCAAGCAGACCGAGGTGGGGGCGATTCCGGAAGACTGGGAGGCGAAGAGCCTTGGGGATATCGGCGAATCCTTAATTGGTCTCACCTACAAGCCTACCGACGTCCGGTCCGACGGCATTCTCGTACTCCGGTCCTCGAACATTCAAGAGGGTTCTCTCTGTTTCGATGACAACGTATTCGTCGACATGGAGGTGCCCGAGAGAATCATGGTCAGAGTCGGGGACATTCTCATTTGCGTTCGCAACGGAAGTCGTGAACTCATTGGCAAGTGCGCTCTGCTCGATGAGCATGCCAAGGGCATGACGTTCGGTGCCTTCATGGCCGTCTTTCGGACTCCTGCCTACCGATTTGTTCATCACCAGTTCCAGTCCGCCGTACTCAAGAGGCAGATCCACGAACACCTAGGCGCGACAATCAACCAGATCACCAACAAGAGCCTCAACTCGTTCTCTATTCCCCTTCCACGGCAAAAGGCCGAGCAAGAGGCCATCGCCGAGGCGTTGAGCGACATGGACGGGGAAATCGCCGCGCTGGAGTCGCAGCTCAAGAAAGCCCGCGCGCTCAAACAGGGCATGCTGCAGGAGGTGCTGACCGGGAGGATTCGGCTGGTATGAGCACCGTCGGCCAACCCGAACGTGCCACGCAGAACCGGGTCATCGCCCTGTTCCGCGATGAACTGGGCTACCGCTACCTCGGCGACTGGACCGACCGTAACAGCAACAGCAACGTCGAGGAAGGTCCGCTCTCGGCATGGCTGGCCAAGAGCGGATACGCGGCGGTGCAAATCAGCGTCGCCCTCCACAAGCTTCGCACCGAGGCGGACAGCCACAGTCGCACGCTCTACGGCAACAACCAGGCCGTCTACAAACTGGTGCGTTACGGCGTGCCCGTGAAGGCCGAGGCGGGCCAGGTGACGGAGACGGTTCACCTCTTCAACTGGCAGGAGCCCGAAAAGAACGACTTCGCCATCGCCGAGGAGGTGACGCTGAGGGGGAACCATGACCGGCGGCCAGACATCGTGCTTTATGTGAATGGCATCGCCGTCGGCGTGCTGGAGCTGAAGAATAGTCGTGTGAGCATCGGCGAAGGCATTCGGCAGAACCTTTCGAACCAACAGCCGGAATTCAACGCCTGGTTCTTCAGCACGGTGCAGCTCATCTTCGCCGGCAACGATTCCGAGGGATTGCAGTACGGCACCATCGGAACGCCGGAGAAGTACTTCCTGAAGTGGAAGGAGGACGAGGCGGACGACAGCCGCTTCAAGCTGGACAAGTACCTGCTCAAGATGTGCCGCAAAGACCGGCTGCTGGAGCTGATGCACGACTTCGTACTCTTCGACGGCGGAGTGAAGAAGCTGCCGCGAGTGCACCAGTACTTCGCCATTAAGGCCGCGCAGGAGCATGCGCGCGAGAAGAAGGGCGGCATCATCTGGCACACGCAGGGGAGCGGCAAGAGCATCGTGATGGTGCTGCTGGCGAAGTGGCTCCTGGAGAACAACCCCAACGCCCGCGTCGCCATCATCACCGACCGCGACGAGCTGGACAAGCAGATCGAGCGCGTCTTCACGGAGGCTGGTGAGGCAATCAAGCGGACGGGAAGCGGTCGCGAGCTGATGAGTCTGCTCGGCCAGGCCACGCCGCGTCTCCTCTGCTCACTGGTCCACAAGTTCGGCCGCAAGGACGTGGACGACTTCGACGCCTTCATCAAGGAGATGGAAGCCCATCCGAGCCCGACGGTGGGCGAGGTGTTCGTGTTCGTGGACGAGTGCCACCGCACGCACGACAAGGGTGGGAAGCTGCACCGGGTGATGAAGGCCATGATGCCCAACGCGATATTCATTGGCTTCACCGGAACGCCTTTGCTCGCGAGGGACAGGGCGACGAGCCTGGAGGTCTTCGGCGGCTACATTCACACCTACAAGTTCAGCGAGGGCGTGGAGGACGGGGTCGTGCTCGACCTCGTCTACGAAGCGCGGGACATCGACCAGCGGCTCGGCTCTGAGGACAAGATAGATGCCTGGTTCGAGGCTAAGACCAAGGGGCTGAACGACTGGCAGAAGGACGAGCTGAAGAAGCAGTGGGGCACGATGCAGCACGTGCTCAGCTCCAAGTCACGGATGGAGCGGGTGGTAAGCGACATCGTTTTCGACTTCAGCGTGAAGCCGCGCCTTTCCAGTGAGCGGGGCAACGCCATCCTGGTGGCCTCCAGCATCTTCGATGCGTGCAAGTACTTCGAACTCTTGCAGAAGACGCCCTTCAAGGGTAGATGCGCGGTGGTGACGTCTTACAACCCGCTGGCACGAGACGTCACGCTGGAGGAAACCGGCGCTAACACGGAGACCGACAGGCAGTTCATCTACAACACCTACAACGAGTTGCTGAAGGAAGTCGAAGCCAGGCCGGGAATGACCAAGACGGAAACCTACGAGGAGCGCGCCAAGGCACTGTTCACCAAGGAGCCGGCGAACATGAAGCTGCTGGTGGTGGTGGACAAGCTGCTCACCGGCTTCGACGCGCCCCCTTGCACCTATCTCTACATTGACAAGTCCATGCAGGACCATGGCCTGTTCCAGGCCATCTGCCGCGTCAATCGCCTGGACGGCGAGGACAAGGACTTCGGCTACATCGTCGACTACAAGGACCTGTTCAGGAAGGTGGAGAATGCGATCGCGGTCTACACCTCCGAGCTGGACCGCAGCACGGGCGGCGTGGACCCGGAAGTGCTGCTACAGGACCGGCTCAATAAGGGCAGGGAGCGGCTCGATATCGCGCTGGAGGCCGCCGCCCTGCTGTGCGAGCCGGTCGATCCGCCCAAGGGGGAGCTGGAGTACATCCACTACTTCTGCGGAAACACGGA is a window from the Terriglobia bacterium genome containing:
- a CDS encoding restriction endonuclease subunit S, whose product is MEVKAGYKQTEVGVVPEDWEVRPVGTMGDVRAGKALAARGAGQQRPYLRTKNVFDGRINLNDVLRMPMTEADFSRYRLRHGDVLLNEGQSLELVGRCAIYEDEYPEPCAIQNQLVRFRARVGVSAGFAAQLFRHCQKSGVFTRIALQTTSVAHLGVSRFHRLQLAWPPQEAEQDAIAEALSDADALIESLEQLLKKKRQLQQGAMQNLLTGKKRLPGFETNPGFKQTEVGAIPEDWEAKSLGDIGESLIGLTYKPTDVRSDGILVLRSSNIQEGSLCFDDNVFVDMEVPERIMVRVGDILICVRNGSRELIGKCALLDEHAKGMTFGAFMAVFRTPAYRFVHHQFQSAVLKRQIHEHLGATINQITNKSLNSFSIPLPRQKAEQEAIAEALSDMDGEIAALESQLKKARALKQGMLQEVLTGRIRLV
- a CDS encoding HsdR family type I site-specific deoxyribonuclease, encoding MSTVGQPERATQNRVIALFRDELGYRYLGDWTDRNSNSNVEEGPLSAWLAKSGYAAVQISVALHKLRTEADSHSRTLYGNNQAVYKLVRYGVPVKAEAGQVTETVHLFNWQEPEKNDFAIAEEVTLRGNHDRRPDIVLYVNGIAVGVLELKNSRVSIGEGIRQNLSNQQPEFNAWFFSTVQLIFAGNDSEGLQYGTIGTPEKYFLKWKEDEADDSRFKLDKYLLKMCRKDRLLELMHDFVLFDGGVKKLPRVHQYFAIKAAQEHAREKKGGIIWHTQGSGKSIVMVLLAKWLLENNPNARVAIITDRDELDKQIERVFTEAGEAIKRTGSGRELMSLLGQATPRLLCSLVHKFGRKDVDDFDAFIKEMEAHPSPTVGEVFVFVDECHRTHDKGGKLHRVMKAMMPNAIFIGFTGTPLLARDRATSLEVFGGYIHTYKFSEGVEDGVVLDLVYEARDIDQRLGSEDKIDAWFEAKTKGLNDWQKDELKKQWGTMQHVLSSKSRMERVVSDIVFDFSVKPRLSSERGNAILVASSIFDACKYFELLQKTPFKGRCAVVTSYNPLARDVTLEETGANTETDRQFIYNTYNELLKEVEARPGMTKTETYEERAKALFTKEPANMKLLVVVDKLLTGFDAPPCTYLYIDKSMQDHGLFQAICRVNRLDGEDKDFGYIVDYKDLFRKVENAIAVYTSELDRSTGGVDPEVLLQDRLNKGRERLDIALEAAALLCEPVDPPKGELEYIHYFCGNTEIPADLKEREPQRVAFYKATVALVRAYANIADELESAGYDVADISRIKKQLDTDLNVREIIRKASGESLDLKAYEADMRHLIDTYIEADEPRKISPFDKMGLLELIVKTGIADAITSQLGALRGNQSAIAETIENNVRRKIIKEQLSDPAYYEKMSALLDEIITARKAKAIEYEEYLKRIADLARRVEAGVAEDAPEQLKRSPALRALYNNLKVAEPTPARGADPKEPRPQYAVAGDSRLRLALTIDAAVKRVRPDGWRGVQAREQVIKAALYEILHDKAEVERIFVLIKAQGEY